In Electrophorus electricus isolate fEleEle1 chromosome 12, fEleEle1.pri, whole genome shotgun sequence, a single window of DNA contains:
- the fam122b gene encoding protein FAM122B isoform X2 yields the protein MNNQGLVSQEKMELDLDVPSSLVQNDGNLRRSNSEPMINGLSDSSQVFQREVLRSRRNSTTLVNRPNMIPSSPVRVPSTRLQRIKQEEGVDVMNRETAHEREVQAAMQMSQSWEESLSLSDNDFDKSSSPKRIDFVPVSPAPSPTRGIGKKQCFSPSLQILVSSNGLNPSPIPSPTRRFRRSQSPINCIRPSILGPIKRKVSGEMEPDSQPKRLFQGTTTMLSAETSHLSELASRLSPDLLDGSLSSIGSSSGSPAKMEGVSPSSSNSPFTPLQDLSPK from the exons ATGAACAACCAAGGACTTGTGTCTCAAGAGAAGATGGAACTGGACCTCGATGTTCCGTCATCGCTTGTTCAGAATGACGGGAACTTGAGGCGATCTAACAGCGAACCAATGATAAATGGCCTAAG TGACAGCTCGCAAGTTTTCCAGAGAGAGGTTCTACGCAGCAGAAGAAACAGCACAACTCTTGTTAATCGACCCAACATG ATTCCATCCTCCCCAGTTCGAGTCCCTAGCACAAGACTTCAAAGGATCAAACAG GAGGAGGGTGTTGATGTGATGAATCGGGAAACGGCTCATGAACG GGAGGTACAAGCCGCCATGCAAATGAGTCAGTCATGGGAGGAGAGCCTTAGTCTG AGTGACAATGACTTTGATAAGTCATCATCCCCGAAACGTATAGATTTTGTGCCTGTGTCACCAGCTCCATCTCCCACCAGAGGCATCGGGAAGAAG CAGtgcttttctccatctctgcaaATCTTGGTGAGCAGTAACGGTCTGAATCCCAGCCCTATTCCCAGCCCAACCCGCCGCTTCAG GAGGAGTCAGAGCCCCATTAACTGCATTAGACCCAGCATCTTGGGCCCAATCAAACGTAAAG TTTCAGGTGAGATGGAACCAGATAGCCAGCCCAAGAGACTCTTCCAGGGTACCACCACCATGCTGTCTGCAGAGACGTCCCACTTGTCAGAACTTGCCTCTCG TCTGTCTCCAGACCTTCTCGATGGAAGCCTCAGCAGCATTGGTTCCTCCTCTGGTTCTCCTGCTAAAATGGAGGGAGTTTCCCCCTCGTCCAGCAACTCTCCATTCACTCCCCTGCAGGACCTCTCGCCCAAATGA
- the mospd1 gene encoding motile sperm domain-containing protein 1 yields MQRQSPDLVEGRLPVFVFPTELVFYADTQASHKQVLTLYNPYEFALKFKVMCTAPNKYAVVDATGAVRPQCCVDIVIRHRDVRACHYGVIDKFRLQVSEQSQRKALGRKDVMATLLPSAAQAPPQAPPQEEERRMKEQLADSVFFEQPAIQTESRAASGGPSLLTVLLGLVCMAALMLPTLGEQESTVPVYLHLSVNKKLVAAYVLGLLTMVILRT; encoded by the exons ATGCAGCGACAGAGTCCAGACCTAGTGGAAGGAAGACTTCCCGTGTTTGTGTTTCCCACCGAGCTGGTTTTCTATGCAGACACGCAGGCCTCACACAAGCAGGTGCTCACCCTCTACAACCCGTATGAGTTTGCACTTAAGTTCAAAG ttATGTGCACAGCACCAAACAAGTATGCGGTAGTGGATGCCACCGGGGCTGTTAGACCACAATGCTGTGTAGACAT TGTAATCCGTCACAGGGACGTGCGCGCCTGCCACTACGGCGTGATCGACAAGTTCCGGCTGCAGGTGTCCGAGCAGAGCCAGCGGAAGGCTCTCGGACGGAAGGATGTGATGGCCACCCTGTTGCCATCGGCGGCTCAGGCCCCGCCCCAGGCCCCGCCCCAGGAGGAGGAGCGAAGGATGAAGGAGCAGCTGGCAGACAGTGTTTTCTTTGAGCAGCCCGCGATCCAGACAG agagcCGTGCAGCATCAGGGGGGCCCAGCCTGCTGACTGTCCTCCTGGGCTTGGTGTGTATGGCTGCACTCATGTTGCCTACTCTAGGGGAGCAGGAGTCCACAGTGCCTGTCTACCTCCACTTAAGTGTTAACAAGAAACTTGTAGCTGCTTACGTTTTAG GTCTTCTTACAATGGTTATCCTACGCACGTGA
- the fam122b gene encoding protein FAM122B isoform X3 → MIPSSPVRVPSTRLQRIKQEEGVDVMNRETAHEREVQAAMQMSQSWEESLSLSDNDFDKSSSPKRIDFVPVSPAPSPTRGIGKKQCFSPSLQILVSSNGLNPSPIPSPTRRFSRRSQSPINCIRPSILGPIKRKVSGEMEPDSQPKRLFQGTTTMLSAETSHLSELASRLSPDLLDGSLSSIGSSSGSPAKMEGVSPSSSNSPFTPLQDLSPK, encoded by the exons ATG ATTCCATCCTCCCCAGTTCGAGTCCCTAGCACAAGACTTCAAAGGATCAAACAG GAGGAGGGTGTTGATGTGATGAATCGGGAAACGGCTCATGAACG GGAGGTACAAGCCGCCATGCAAATGAGTCAGTCATGGGAGGAGAGCCTTAGTCTG AGTGACAATGACTTTGATAAGTCATCATCCCCGAAACGTATAGATTTTGTGCCTGTGTCACCAGCTCCATCTCCCACCAGAGGCATCGGGAAGAAG CAGtgcttttctccatctctgcaaATCTTGGTGAGCAGTAACGGTCTGAATCCCAGCCCTATTCCCAGCCCAACCCGCCGCTTCAG CAGGAGGAGTCAGAGCCCCATTAACTGCATTAGACCCAGCATCTTGGGCCCAATCAAACGTAAAG TTTCAGGTGAGATGGAACCAGATAGCCAGCCCAAGAGACTCTTCCAGGGTACCACCACCATGCTGTCTGCAGAGACGTCCCACTTGTCAGAACTTGCCTCTCG TCTGTCTCCAGACCTTCTCGATGGAAGCCTCAGCAGCATTGGTTCCTCCTCTGGTTCTCCTGCTAAAATGGAGGGAGTTTCCCCCTCGTCCAGCAACTCTCCATTCACTCCCCTGCAGGACCTCTCGCCCAAATGA
- the fam122b gene encoding protein FAM122B isoform X1 translates to MNNQGLVSQEKMELDLDVPSSLVQNDGNLRRSNSEPMINGLSDSSQVFQREVLRSRRNSTTLVNRPNMIPSSPVRVPSTRLQRIKQEEGVDVMNRETAHEREVQAAMQMSQSWEESLSLSDNDFDKSSSPKRIDFVPVSPAPSPTRGIGKKQCFSPSLQILVSSNGLNPSPIPSPTRRFSRRSQSPINCIRPSILGPIKRKVSGEMEPDSQPKRLFQGTTTMLSAETSHLSELASRLSPDLLDGSLSSIGSSSGSPAKMEGVSPSSSNSPFTPLQDLSPK, encoded by the exons ATGAACAACCAAGGACTTGTGTCTCAAGAGAAGATGGAACTGGACCTCGATGTTCCGTCATCGCTTGTTCAGAATGACGGGAACTTGAGGCGATCTAACAGCGAACCAATGATAAATGGCCTAAG TGACAGCTCGCAAGTTTTCCAGAGAGAGGTTCTACGCAGCAGAAGAAACAGCACAACTCTTGTTAATCGACCCAACATG ATTCCATCCTCCCCAGTTCGAGTCCCTAGCACAAGACTTCAAAGGATCAAACAG GAGGAGGGTGTTGATGTGATGAATCGGGAAACGGCTCATGAACG GGAGGTACAAGCCGCCATGCAAATGAGTCAGTCATGGGAGGAGAGCCTTAGTCTG AGTGACAATGACTTTGATAAGTCATCATCCCCGAAACGTATAGATTTTGTGCCTGTGTCACCAGCTCCATCTCCCACCAGAGGCATCGGGAAGAAG CAGtgcttttctccatctctgcaaATCTTGGTGAGCAGTAACGGTCTGAATCCCAGCCCTATTCCCAGCCCAACCCGCCGCTTCAG CAGGAGGAGTCAGAGCCCCATTAACTGCATTAGACCCAGCATCTTGGGCCCAATCAAACGTAAAG TTTCAGGTGAGATGGAACCAGATAGCCAGCCCAAGAGACTCTTCCAGGGTACCACCACCATGCTGTCTGCAGAGACGTCCCACTTGTCAGAACTTGCCTCTCG TCTGTCTCCAGACCTTCTCGATGGAAGCCTCAGCAGCATTGGTTCCTCCTCTGGTTCTCCTGCTAAAATGGAGGGAGTTTCCCCCTCGTCCAGCAACTCTCCATTCACTCCCCTGCAGGACCTCTCGCCCAAATGA